GAACTCGCGCACGTCTCGAAGTGGTATGGCAACATTGTCGCGGTGAACGATGTCTCCTTCACGCTCACCCCAGGCATCACCGGACTGCTCGGCCCGAATGGCGCGGGGAAGTCGACGATCCTCCACATGCTGGTCGGGCTGCTGCGACCCTCGAGCGGCACCGTCACTGTCAATGGTGTGCCGTCGTGGCAGCATCCGGAGATCTACCGCACCCTCGGCTTCGTCCCCGAAAGCGAGTCGGTGTACAGCTTCCTGACCGGCTATGAGTTGGTGCGCCTCAACGCCCGGTTGCAGCAACTGCCCGATGCCGAGGCCGCGGTCAAGCGCGCCATCGACCTCGTGGAGATGACCGCGGCGCAGGGCCGGCCGGTGGCGACCTATTCCAAGGGGATGCGGCAGCGCATCAAGATCGCCGCGATGCTGGTCCACTCCCCCACGGTGCTGCTGCTCGACGAGCCCTTCAACGGGATGGACCCGAAGCAGCGGCTGCAGATGATGGCGGTGCTGCGCCGGCTCGCCGACGCCGGCAGCACCATCCTCGTCTCGTCGCACATCCTGGAAGAAGTCGATCGCCTCGCGGATACCGTGCTGGTGATCATCGGCGGGCGGCTCGCCGCCTCCGGAACCAGCCGGGTCATTCGGCAGTTGATGACCGACCGGCCGCATACCTTCACGGTGCGGACCAGCGACGACCGATTGCTGGCATCGAGCCTCATTCGGCAGGATGTCACGGCGAGTGTCGA
Above is a genomic segment from Gemmatimonadota bacterium containing:
- a CDS encoding ABC transporter ATP-binding protein — its product is MTVELAHVSKWYGNIVAVNDVSFTLTPGITGLLGPNGAGKSTILHMLVGLLRPSSGTVTVNGVPSWQHPEIYRTLGFVPESESVYSFLTGYELVRLNARLQQLPDAEAAVKRAIDLVEMTAAQGRPVATYSKGMRQRIKIAAMLVHSPTVLLLDEPFNGMDPKQRLQMMAVLRRLADAGSTILVSSHILEEVDRLADTVLVIIGGRLAASGTSRVIRQLMTDRPHTFTVRTSDDRLLASSLIRQDVTASVEVTPAGLSIRTSDLGAFTRALPRLARESNVSILEVHPADESLESVFSYLVQG